Part of the Brassica oleracea var. oleracea cultivar TO1000 unplaced genomic scaffold, BOL UnpScaffold02758, whole genome shotgun sequence genome, ACCACTCAACAAGATATACCCTCAGAAGGAGGAGGTTCGCGAAGTCGTACTTGATGAATCCGACCCGACGAAAACTATCCGAGTTGGCGTCTATCTGTCCGACGACGTATGTTCACAAatcatctctttcatcaaaGACAACGCCTCGACGTTTGCCTGGAAGACTTCCGACATGAAGGGGATCGACCCCGCAGTTACCTCTCATGAACTGCACGTCGATCCAACGTTCAAACCCATCCGACAGAAACGACGAAAACTCGGTCCAGAATGATCTAAAGCCGTAAACGAAGAAGTCGACAGGCTCCTCGACGCTGGTTTCATAACCGAAGTACGATACCCCGAATGGTTGGCTAACCCGGTtgtcgtcaaaaagaaaaacggcaaatggcgcatatgcgtcgacttcacggacctcaacaaaGCGTGCCCAAAGGACAGTTACCCACTCCCTCATATCGACCGTCTCGTCGAGTCAACTGCTGGTAACGAACTCCTAACcttcatggacgctttctcGGGATACAACCAGATCTTGATGCatcccgacgatcgcgagaagacggCATTCATCACCGACAGAGGGACCTACTGCTACAAGGTGATGCCCTTCGGACTAAAAAATGCCGGCGCAACTTATCAGCGACTCGTCAACCGAATGTTTGCCGATCAACTAGGCAACACCATGGAAGTgtacatcgacgacatgttaGTCAAATCGCTCAAGGCCGACGATCACCTAAACAACTTACGCGACTGCTTCAAGATCTTGAATGACTAAcggatgaagctcaacccggccaAGTGTGCCTTCGGTGTCCCTTCGGGAGAATTCATCGGCTATATTGTCACTCAACGAGGAATCGAGGCTAACCCCAAGCAGATCTCGGCGATCCTCGATCTTCCAAGCCCGAAGAACAGCCGCGAAGTACAGCGACTAACCGGAAGGATAGCAGCTCTCAACAGGGTCATCTCGCGATCAACCGATAAGCGTCTCCCCTTCTACGAGCTACTAAGGGGCAACAAGAGGTTCGTCTGGGACGAGAAATGCGAAGAGGCGTTCAATCAGCTAAAGTATTACCTCACAACCCCCC contains:
- the LOC106321733 gene encoding uncharacterized mitochondrial protein AtMg00860-like, with the protein product MKLNPAKCAFGVPSGEFIGYIVTQRGIEANPKQISAILDLPSPKNSREVQRLTGRIAALNRVISRSTDKRLPFYELLRGNKRFVWDEKCEEAFNQLKYYLTTPR